One region of Mesobacillus boroniphilus genomic DNA includes:
- a CDS encoding TolB family protein, with protein sequence MNRKKTLIGAIAIVALLMAFSISYLLLADRDAYKYYTGLGSGLAISEDDQRIAFSYFNNGISAIYTAGQDGRDVKRISNPKQVYHLKPQFSPDGSKILYLSQDRNDIQSLYIANVDGANPKKISDQSQHVSGAVFSDDNETIFFASMPAEEFQKSEGETQEGFDLFSVKTDGTEMQQLTDRDFYTMDSLVFSADKKEVLFKDFDDTNTFDLEDQRVYTADFNGEMPAEFFHLTLSPERNAAAFTTVANESRDSSLFEYDLFLKDLQSGDTKRLTDLNSSVVSPVFFSEKNEILFLEYKNWPQEPEEYKLMTVDLETNKLKEVTLDMPDLKASNFVMKTIDSLVSGWTMGLLYTVLIMLITVYVKPGKVLFPSFLSLVIGLLTLAASFVVASTIDPWSGIGVGMLAAGILACSIVSFIFSFIMKQLRKGAK encoded by the coding sequence GTGAATAGAAAGAAAACATTAATAGGTGCAATTGCTATCGTTGCTTTGTTGATGGCATTCAGCATTAGCTATTTGTTATTGGCAGATCGAGATGCCTACAAATATTATACAGGTCTTGGAAGCGGGCTAGCTATCTCAGAGGATGATCAGCGCATTGCCTTTTCCTATTTCAATAACGGTATATCAGCAATATATACAGCCGGACAGGACGGTAGAGATGTTAAAAGAATAAGCAATCCCAAACAGGTTTATCACTTGAAGCCTCAGTTTTCACCTGATGGCAGCAAGATTTTATATTTATCACAAGACAGAAACGATATTCAGTCACTTTACATAGCAAATGTGGATGGGGCCAATCCTAAAAAAATTTCAGATCAATCACAGCACGTTTCTGGCGCCGTCTTTTCTGATGACAATGAAACGATTTTCTTTGCTAGCATGCCTGCAGAAGAGTTTCAGAAGTCTGAGGGGGAAACTCAGGAGGGCTTTGACCTTTTTTCCGTAAAAACTGATGGCACCGAAATGCAGCAGTTGACTGATAGAGATTTCTATACGATGGATAGCCTTGTTTTTTCTGCTGACAAAAAGGAAGTCCTCTTCAAGGATTTTGACGATACGAATACGTTTGACCTGGAAGATCAACGAGTATACACGGCTGATTTTAACGGTGAGATGCCTGCTGAATTCTTTCATCTGACTCTATCACCTGAAAGAAATGCGGCTGCTTTCACAACGGTTGCCAATGAATCACGCGATTCTTCCCTGTTTGAATACGATTTATTTCTTAAGGATTTGCAAAGTGGAGACACAAAAAGGCTCACCGACTTGAATTCATCTGTCGTTTCTCCGGTCTTTTTTAGCGAGAAAAATGAAATTCTCTTCTTGGAATATAAAAATTGGCCGCAAGAACCAGAGGAATATAAGTTGATGACTGTGGACCTAGAAACAAACAAGCTAAAAGAAGTTACACTTGATATGCCGGACCTTAAGGCAAGCAACTTTGTAATGAAGACAATCGATTCCTTAGTCAGCGGTTGGACTATGGGACTTTTATATACAGTGCTGATCATGCTCATTACTGTTTACGTAAAACCTGGAAAAGTACTTTTTCCTTCATTCCTCAGCCTTGTCATTGGATTGCTCACACTTGCAGCCAGCTTCGTTGTTGCTTCAACGATAGACCCCTGGTCAGGAATTGGAGTCGGTATGCTGGCAGCTGGAATACTCGCGTGCAGTATTGTTTCATTTATCTTTTCCTTTATTATGAAGCAATTAAGGAAAGGAGCGAAATAA
- a CDS encoding aldehyde dehydrogenase family protein yields MKIASIINGAERIDGSGEKMEVRNPYSGELVAEMFLADEKEMEEAIENSRQTFQQKMKTMPAHERADILLRASELLEEKKEEFAEIIAMEAGKPLKHSRAEIMRSIQILRFSSELSKHTAGEVVPMDAALRGDNRMGMVKRVPMGVIGAITPFNFPLNLSLHKIAPAIAAGNTVIFKPAEKTPVSAYMLAKLFKDAGLPDGALNLVLSTGKTAGTTLVPHKDVPKITFTGSLTVGKIIRDTAGFKKVTMELGSNSPNIVFEDADIDDAVDRLVNAAFGYSGQVCVSAQRIYVQQGIYDEFLKKYIEATNQMKIGDPLEEETDFGPMIDENAAKRIQEWVEEARDQGATVETGGERKGTMMHPTIITNVKKDMKVVREEAFAPIVTVIPFKTEEEAVENTNDSIYGLQAGVFTKDISRAYRVADSLEMGGVWINDSSVYRQDNYPYGGVKLSGLGREGVKYAMEEMTEMKFIGARL; encoded by the coding sequence ATGAAAATTGCTTCAATCATCAACGGTGCTGAAAGGATAGATGGCAGCGGTGAAAAGATGGAAGTGAGGAATCCATACAGCGGCGAACTGGTTGCTGAGATGTTCCTTGCTGATGAAAAGGAAATGGAAGAGGCGATCGAGAACAGCCGCCAGACTTTCCAGCAAAAGATGAAGACGATGCCGGCACACGAGCGGGCTGATATTCTTCTTAGGGCATCCGAACTTTTGGAAGAAAAGAAAGAGGAGTTTGCCGAAATCATTGCAATGGAAGCGGGAAAGCCGCTGAAGCATAGCCGGGCAGAGATTATGCGATCAATCCAAATCCTTCGATTCTCAAGCGAACTGTCTAAACATACGGCAGGGGAAGTGGTACCAATGGATGCAGCTCTCCGCGGGGATAACCGAATGGGCATGGTGAAGCGGGTGCCAATGGGGGTAATTGGTGCAATCACACCGTTTAACTTCCCGTTGAATTTATCACTTCATAAGATTGCCCCTGCAATCGCCGCTGGGAATACAGTTATTTTTAAGCCTGCTGAGAAAACGCCTGTATCAGCATATATGCTTGCGAAGCTCTTCAAGGATGCAGGATTGCCCGACGGAGCGCTGAACCTGGTCCTTAGCACCGGTAAAACGGCAGGAACCACTCTCGTCCCGCATAAGGATGTACCAAAGATCACCTTTACCGGCAGTTTGACAGTCGGGAAAATCATTCGCGATACAGCCGGTTTTAAAAAGGTTACAATGGAGCTCGGTTCAAATTCGCCGAATATCGTCTTTGAGGATGCCGATATTGATGATGCTGTAGATAGGCTGGTCAACGCAGCCTTCGGGTATTCAGGCCAGGTATGTGTTTCCGCCCAAAGAATTTATGTCCAGCAAGGTATTTATGACGAGTTCCTCAAGAAGTACATTGAAGCAACGAATCAAATGAAAATCGGCGACCCGCTGGAAGAGGAAACGGATTTTGGTCCGATGATTGATGAAAACGCGGCAAAAAGAATCCAGGAATGGGTGGAAGAAGCAAGAGACCAGGGAGCTACTGTTGAAACTGGTGGCGAAAGAAAGGGAACGATGATGCACCCGACGATCATCACAAATGTAAAAAAGGACATGAAAGTCGTTAGGGAAGAAGCCTTTGCTCCTATTGTTACCGTGATTCCGTTTAAAACGGAAGAAGAAGCGGTTGAAAATACAAATGACTCCATCTATGGACTTCAGGCAGGCGTATTTACGAAAGATATCAGCCGCGCTTATCGAGTCGCAGACAGCCTCGAAATGGGAGGCGTCTGGATCAACGACTCATCCGTATACCGTCAGGACAATTACCCATATGGCGGCGTGAAACTAAGCGGACTAGGCAGAGAAGGCGTCAAGTATGCGATGGAAGAAATGACTGAGATGAAGTTTATTGGGGCTAGATTATAA
- a CDS encoding heterocycloanthracin/sonorensin family bacteriocin: protein MNDFQNELQTLNVEDFHATQPVSWDQSQYYNNTGDDRIFLGFGGFGRCFSCFSCFSCFNCFSCFNCFNCFNCFSCSRCSRCSNCGRCGGRCGGGGRCGGGGRCGGR from the coding sequence ATGAATGATTTTCAAAATGAACTGCAAACGCTGAATGTTGAGGATTTCCATGCAACACAGCCGGTTAGTTGGGATCAAAGCCAGTACTATAATAATACTGGGGATGACCGGATCTTCCTTGGCTTTGGTGGGTTTGGGCGCTGCTTTAGCTGTTTTAGTTGTTTTAGTTGCTTTAACTGCTTCAGCTGCTTTAATTGCTTTAATTGCTTTAATTGCTTTAGTTGCAGCAGATGCAGCCGTTGCAGCAACTGCGGTCGATGTGGTGGTCGATGCGGCGGCGGTGGTCGGTGTGGCGGTGGCGGCCGTTGCGGCGGTCGTTGA
- a CDS encoding TetR/AcrR family transcriptional regulator, producing MKSLDRINQEALILFAEKGYYGTSLSMIANAVGIRKSSIYAHYNSKDELFIAVVQFVAGLYKAKLEQFFAVLKEVDHPVEHQLYHVLRWYMQLWVDKKNATKFWRRIGLFPPEHLENEIKRISAETVAQSFHKELADIFRKGVENGELRNVPSEKLVALFQILIDGILTAILLNDYQETTELIQDGWHHFWSGIKAADIRQTNTGEIKNV from the coding sequence ATGAAATCGCTGGACCGTATAAATCAAGAAGCACTGATTTTGTTTGCAGAAAAGGGCTATTATGGTACCTCGCTCTCGATGATTGCAAATGCTGTAGGCATACGAAAGTCTTCTATTTATGCACATTATAATAGCAAGGATGAATTATTTATCGCGGTGGTTCAATTTGTCGCGGGATTATATAAAGCAAAACTGGAGCAATTTTTCGCTGTCTTAAAGGAAGTAGATCATCCAGTGGAACATCAACTTTACCATGTATTACGCTGGTACATGCAACTTTGGGTTGACAAGAAAAACGCGACAAAATTTTGGAGAAGGATTGGGCTTTTTCCACCTGAGCACCTGGAAAATGAAATTAAAAGAATTTCGGCCGAAACAGTGGCACAGAGTTTTCACAAAGAGCTTGCTGACATATTTAGAAAAGGAGTTGAGAACGGGGAACTAAGAAATGTTCCATCAGAGAAACTAGTGGCTCTTTTTCAAATATTGATAGATGGAATTCTAACAGCAATACTATTAAATGATTACCAAGAAACTACTGAACTGATTCAGGATGGTTGGCATCATTTTTGGTCGGGAATCAAGGCAGCAGATATAAGACAGACCAATACGGGGGAAATAAAAAATGTCTAG
- a CDS encoding acetolactate synthase large subunit: protein MKAAELMIKCLEREGVEYIFGVPGEENLDIMDALLDSSIEFVVTRHETNAAFMAGTYGRLTGKPGVCLATLGPGATNLLTGVANSNMDHSPIVAITGQAGLDRQHKISHQYYDLVSIFEPVTKWNTQVKKAEIIPEVVRKAFDVAQGDKPGATHIDLPEDIAAMEVDGNPLDISEPTTMEAGDRVIKEAAKLIEKAKHPLILAGMGVERGQAEESLRVFAEKADLPVVHTFMGKGAISWKNDLSLLTAGISGKDYITCGFAQSDLIIAIGFDMAEYPPKNWNPDGESPILHIDTTEAETDANYPVKHSVIGDINENLKQLEKVISSMERDNKWVAEVREKTLNEFQSYADDTSFPVKPQKIIHDLRDVMNDEDIVISDVGAHKMWMARMYHTFKPNTCLISNGLASMGIAVPAAISAKMIHPERNVVAVVGDGAFQMSSAELETAMRLNLPIIILLWRDGGYGLIEWKQMKEFNRPSNIKFGNPDFIQLAKSYGFEAIGIEEGGELKDAIKKAAELNKPVLIDCPVDYSENMKLTEKLGEILC, encoded by the coding sequence ATGAAAGCAGCAGAATTAATGATTAAATGTCTGGAACGTGAGGGTGTTGAATATATATTCGGTGTTCCTGGAGAGGAAAACCTTGATATTATGGACGCTCTCCTTGATTCGAGTATTGAATTCGTAGTAACTAGGCATGAAACCAATGCCGCTTTTATGGCGGGAACATATGGAAGACTAACCGGTAAGCCAGGGGTATGCCTTGCGACTCTTGGACCAGGAGCGACCAATCTTTTAACAGGGGTAGCCAACTCAAATATGGACCACAGTCCGATCGTTGCGATCACAGGACAGGCAGGGTTGGATCGCCAGCATAAAATTTCCCACCAATATTATGATCTGGTTTCCATCTTTGAACCGGTAACGAAGTGGAATACCCAGGTGAAAAAAGCGGAAATCATTCCCGAGGTTGTCCGAAAAGCATTTGATGTAGCACAAGGGGATAAGCCTGGAGCCACTCATATAGACTTGCCGGAGGATATTGCCGCAATGGAAGTGGATGGAAATCCTCTGGACATCAGTGAACCGACAACCATGGAAGCAGGGGATCGTGTCATCAAGGAGGCAGCTAAGCTTATTGAAAAGGCAAAACATCCGTTGATCCTTGCTGGAATGGGTGTTGAAAGGGGACAAGCTGAAGAAAGTCTAAGAGTTTTTGCGGAAAAAGCAGATCTCCCCGTCGTTCATACGTTCATGGGGAAAGGAGCGATTTCCTGGAAAAATGATTTAAGTCTATTAACTGCTGGTATCAGCGGCAAGGACTATATTACATGTGGATTTGCACAGTCTGACTTGATCATTGCGATCGGTTTTGACATGGCTGAATATCCTCCAAAAAACTGGAATCCTGATGGAGAAAGCCCTATTTTACACATCGATACAACAGAAGCCGAAACAGATGCCAATTATCCTGTTAAACATAGCGTGATTGGAGATATAAATGAAAACCTTAAGCAATTGGAGAAGGTCATCTCATCAATGGAAAGGGATAACAAGTGGGTAGCAGAAGTCAGAGAAAAAACGCTGAATGAATTCCAGTCTTATGCTGATGATACAAGTTTTCCGGTCAAACCGCAGAAAATCATTCATGACCTCAGGGATGTGATGAACGATGAGGATATTGTAATCTCGGATGTCGGGGCCCATAAAATGTGGATGGCGAGAATGTACCATACTTTTAAACCAAACACCTGCCTGATTTCTAACGGTTTGGCTTCAATGGGTATAGCAGTCCCAGCCGCAATCTCTGCAAAAATGATCCATCCTGAACGGAATGTTGTTGCGGTAGTTGGCGACGGAGCCTTCCAAATGTCCAGTGCAGAACTTGAGACGGCAATGAGATTGAATCTGCCAATTATTATCCTCTTATGGCGAGATGGCGGGTACGGCCTGATTGAATGGAAGCAGATGAAGGAGTTTAACAGGCCATCGAATATCAAGTTCGGGAATCCTGATTTTATCCAGCTTGCAAAATCATACGGTTTCGAAGCGATTGGGATAGAAGAAGGAGGAGAGCTGAAGGATGCCATCAAGAAAGCGGCCGAATTGAATAAACCAGTTTTAATTGATTGCCCTGTGGACTATAGCGAAAACATGAAGCTGACCGAAAAGCTGGGTGAAATCTTATGCTAG
- a CDS encoding PAS domain S-box protein translates to MSSVVQSEILLSTMLNSVTEAAMALDPQYNVIFINDMAKEILGVDGDNVIGRSAYDVWPDAPDDVRFVEKTVRDKEEYYVKAMPYKWGKYNKYLDIRTSIIEHEAEFLGAAVFFMDVTDTISIQSELSDRIEELSATLIPLKNKVALLPIYWVPGQSGLKLERTLKQVTEKTVKSLIIDLSTVRDPDFEFIESLKKAKQALGLLGVEVLISGVRPELARKWVETETAYDDFKFINNVSTGLNTFID, encoded by the coding sequence ATGTCTAGTGTGGTTCAATCTGAAATATTACTTTCGACAATGTTAAACTCGGTAACTGAGGCAGCTATGGCGCTGGACCCACAATACAATGTAATCTTTATAAATGATATGGCAAAAGAGATTCTAGGTGTTGACGGTGACAATGTAATAGGAAGAAGCGCTTACGATGTTTGGCCAGATGCTCCAGATGATGTCCGTTTTGTTGAAAAAACAGTTAGGGATAAAGAAGAATATTATGTAAAGGCTATGCCTTATAAATGGGGAAAATATAATAAATATTTAGATATACGTACATCCATTATAGAACATGAAGCAGAATTTCTGGGTGCAGCGGTGTTTTTCATGGATGTTACAGATACTATTTCCATACAAAGTGAATTAAGTGACCGGATTGAGGAATTATCCGCTACGCTTATTCCACTTAAAAATAAGGTCGCCCTACTTCCAATTTATTGGGTCCCAGGGCAGTCAGGATTGAAACTTGAACGGACGCTGAAACAAGTGACTGAAAAAACCGTTAAATCATTAATCATTGATTTATCGACAGTCAGAGACCCTGATTTTGAGTTTATTGAATCCCTAAAGAAAGCAAAACAAGCCCTTGGGTTGCTTGGAGTAGAAGTCTTAATAAGCGGTGTACGACCGGAGCTAGCAAGAAAATGGGTGGAAACCGAAACGGCTTATGACGACTTTAAGTTTATAAACAATGTCAGTACAGGACTGAATACATTTATAGATTAA
- a CDS encoding patatin-like phospholipase family protein, with protein sequence MFSSGLILEGGGMRGVYTAGVLECFLENDLFFPYVIGVSAGACQGSSYVARQPGRNKQVTIDYVKHRDYISYRNLLLKKELFGMDFIFDKLPNELVPFDFETFNSAEEKFLVGTTDCITGEPVYFDKNDVPKDFLKIIRASSTLPFMAPAIEFQGRTLMDGGIADPIPVRKALADGVERSVIVLTKPKGYRKKKSSLSWLPRYVYKEFKGLHTVLEKRYKLYNETLDYIEELEAKKEVFVIRPSKDLKVGRVERNPEKLTQLYEVGYKDAKESFVQLKDWLGK encoded by the coding sequence GTGTTTAGCAGTGGTTTGATCCTTGAGGGTGGAGGCATGAGAGGTGTCTACACTGCCGGAGTGCTGGAGTGTTTTTTAGAAAATGACTTATTTTTCCCGTATGTCATCGGGGTATCTGCAGGTGCATGCCAGGGATCTTCCTATGTTGCCAGGCAGCCGGGCCGGAACAAGCAAGTCACGATTGATTATGTAAAACACCGGGATTATATTTCTTACCGGAATTTATTATTAAAAAAAGAATTATTCGGGATGGATTTCATTTTTGATAAGCTTCCAAATGAGCTCGTTCCGTTTGATTTTGAAACTTTCAACAGCGCTGAGGAAAAGTTTCTTGTTGGCACGACTGATTGTATCACAGGCGAACCAGTTTATTTTGATAAAAATGATGTTCCTAAGGACTTCCTGAAAATCATCAGAGCTTCCAGTACACTACCTTTCATGGCACCGGCCATCGAGTTCCAGGGCCGAACGCTGATGGATGGCGGCATTGCGGACCCTATTCCAGTTAGGAAAGCGCTGGCTGATGGGGTTGAAAGAAGCGTAATTGTTCTGACGAAACCAAAAGGATATCGTAAGAAAAAATCTTCCCTGTCCTGGCTGCCACGATATGTGTATAAGGAGTTCAAAGGGCTGCACACCGTGCTCGAAAAACGCTATAAGCTGTATAACGAAACGCTGGACTACATCGAAGAACTTGAAGCTAAAAAAGAAGTCTTCGTCATTAGACCATCAAAGGATTTGAAAGTAGGAAGAGTTGAGCGCAATCCCGAAAAACTGACTCAATTGTACGAAGTTGGTTATAAAGATGCGAAGGAAAGTTTCGTTCAATTGAAAGACTGGCTGGGAAAGTAA
- a CDS encoding TerC family protein, with the protein MESIWLEYAWALLILIGLEGLLSADNALVLAIIAKHLPDDQKKKAISYGILMAFVFRFGALFAISFIANVWQVQAIGAAYLLYLGLKHVIQAKFGKENENIHKEDEKEARGMGFWPTVGKIGLADLAFAIDSILAAVALALGLPDSPLGDFGGMDGGKFIVVVLGGIAGLILIKYAATWFVKLLDQRPALETTAYAIVAWVGVKLAVITLAHEEIAILDHDFPHSTLWTTIFYGVLVAIALIGWFAPAKKTKGEGNSL; encoded by the coding sequence ATGGAATCAATTTGGCTTGAATATGCCTGGGCATTGTTGATATTGATCGGTCTTGAAGGATTGCTATCGGCTGACAATGCTCTTGTACTGGCTATCATAGCGAAACATTTACCTGATGACCAGAAGAAAAAGGCGATTAGTTATGGAATATTGATGGCGTTTGTTTTTAGATTTGGGGCACTTTTTGCTATTTCCTTCATTGCAAATGTCTGGCAGGTTCAGGCAATCGGTGCAGCCTACCTACTATATCTGGGACTGAAGCATGTCATCCAGGCTAAGTTTGGTAAGGAAAATGAAAATATCCATAAGGAAGATGAGAAGGAAGCAAGAGGAATGGGCTTCTGGCCGACTGTTGGGAAAATCGGTTTAGCAGACCTTGCGTTTGCGATTGATTCAATTCTTGCTGCTGTTGCTCTTGCCCTTGGACTGCCAGACTCACCGCTAGGAGATTTCGGCGGCATGGATGGTGGGAAATTTATCGTTGTCGTGCTTGGAGGAATTGCCGGTCTGATCTTAATAAAATACGCGGCTACCTGGTTTGTTAAGCTGCTTGATCAGCGACCAGCATTGGAAACAACTGCCTACGCAATCGTGGCGTGGGTCGGTGTAAAGCTTGCAGTCATTACCCTTGCTCATGAAGAAATTGCAATCTTAGACCATGATTTTCCACATAGTACACTCTGGACAACAATATTCTATGGGGTATTGGTAGCAATAGCCCTTATCGGATGGTTTGCTCCAGCGAAAAAAACTAAGGGTGAAGGCAACTCTTTATAA
- a CDS encoding glutaredoxin family protein, producing the protein MNDITVYTTNTUPYCTMMKQFLEGQGLNYKEVNVQHDQAAAQKLVEETGQMGVPQTKVNGNWVLGFDPDTLMQYVNK; encoded by the coding sequence ATGAACGATATCACTGTTTACACAACGAATACTTGACCTTACTGCACAATGATGAAACAATTCCTTGAGGGTCAAGGATTAAACTACAAAGAAGTTAATGTACAACATGATCAAGCTGCTGCACAAAAGCTGGTTGAAGAGACAGGTCAGATGGGTGTGCCACAAACGAAGGTTAATGGCAACTGGGTTCTTGGTTTTGACCCGGATACGCTGATGCAGTATGTAAATAAATAA
- the lepB gene encoding signal peptidase I: MVKERNEIWDWVKAFLIAIVLAFVVRVFLMTPIEVKGASMEPTLHSQERMFVTKIGEPKRFDIVVFHGTEDKDYIKRVIGLPGDRVEYKDDVLYINGKPYEEPYLDESKKLISSGQLTGSFTLSETPVGSDAVPEGHIFVLGDNRRWSRDSRHFGAVPIESIVGTTKFVFYPLKEMKIIGE, from the coding sequence ATGGTAAAAGAGCGGAATGAAATTTGGGATTGGGTGAAGGCATTTCTTATTGCAATAGTATTGGCTTTTGTCGTTCGGGTTTTTTTAATGACCCCGATTGAGGTAAAGGGTGCTTCAATGGAGCCGACCTTGCATAGCCAGGAGAGGATGTTCGTTACGAAAATTGGCGAACCAAAACGATTTGATATCGTTGTTTTCCATGGAACCGAGGACAAGGATTATATCAAGCGGGTCATCGGGCTTCCTGGTGACCGGGTTGAATACAAGGATGACGTGCTTTATATAAATGGAAAGCCATATGAAGAACCATATTTGGATGAGAGCAAGAAGCTCATCTCTAGTGGCCAACTAACAGGTTCGTTTACTTTAAGCGAGACGCCAGTTGGCAGTGACGCTGTTCCAGAAGGTCATATTTTTGTACTGGGAGATAACAGAAGGTGGAGCAGAGACAGCCGCCATTTTGGCGCTGTTCCTATAGAAAGTATAGTAGGAACAACAAAGTTTGTTTTTTACCCGTTGAAAGAAATGAAAATTATTGGTGAATAA